The following are encoded together in the Coffea arabica cultivar ET-39 chromosome 1c, Coffea Arabica ET-39 HiFi, whole genome shotgun sequence genome:
- the LOC113696942 gene encoding uncharacterized protein, with protein sequence MKTGINQAQFNHGCHFKNNLRAGYLTANRFKGVLIISCIIETEIAVCNTIIDWLATVNEARPAAILRQDSRINLFSALKAGAGQLDLGLSASAIVKDVDIVMHLETVPALNRPRKRGKQRILKMAAIFFVLVSFQRF encoded by the exons ATGAAAACTGGAATTAACCAGGCACAATTCAATCATGGATGCCACTTCAAGAACAATCTAAGAGCAGGATATTTGACTGCTAATAGGTTTAAAGGGGTATTGATTATCAGCTGCATAATTGAAACTGAAATTGCCGTGTGTAACACCATAATAGATTGGTTGGCCACCGTTAACGAGGCAAGACCCGCCGCCATTTTGAGACAAGACAGCAGGATTAATCTTTTCAGCGCTTTGAAAGCCGGAGCAGGACAGCTTGACCTGGGTCTGAGTGCAAGTGCAATCGTTAAAGATG TTGATATAGTGATGCATTTAGAAACTGTACCTGCGCTCAATAGACCAAGAAAGAGAGGCAAGCAAAGGATCTTGAAAATGGCTGCCATCTTCTTTGTTCTCGTCTCTTTTCAAAGATTCTGA